Proteins encoded within one genomic window of Paenarthrobacter sp. JL.01a:
- a CDS encoding SDR family oxidoreductase has translation MSPLTVLVTGGSSASGVAVARALSTAGHRVLTVGSDQARIEAAARKAGEAVTPLVCDLGSLDSVRGLASMMTDHGVGGVDGVIHLVGGWRGATGIEDQTDGDWEALERNAVTTLRNVSRVFYSQLEVSGHGRFAMVSSTAVASPTAAAANYAAAKAAAEAWTLAVADGFRRAQSPDGDSGGQHSAAVVLVVKALVDESMRRAHPERRFPGHTDVEELAAAVVDLFDQPASTLNGQRILLAK, from the coding sequence ATGTCCCCACTGACAGTTCTGGTTACGGGCGGCAGCAGCGCTTCAGGCGTGGCTGTCGCCCGGGCCTTGTCCACCGCCGGCCACCGGGTCCTGACAGTGGGTTCAGACCAGGCCCGGATTGAGGCGGCAGCCAGGAAAGCAGGCGAGGCCGTCACTCCCCTGGTGTGCGATCTCGGCAGCCTGGATTCCGTGCGCGGCCTCGCCTCGATGATGACGGACCACGGCGTTGGGGGCGTCGACGGAGTGATCCACCTCGTCGGCGGCTGGCGTGGGGCCACTGGCATCGAGGACCAAACCGATGGGGACTGGGAGGCACTGGAGCGCAACGCTGTGACGACGCTGCGCAACGTATCCAGGGTCTTCTACAGCCAACTTGAAGTGTCCGGCCATGGCCGGTTCGCCATGGTGTCCTCCACCGCCGTTGCCAGTCCCACGGCGGCTGCGGCCAACTACGCTGCCGCGAAAGCCGCTGCCGAGGCATGGACGCTGGCGGTGGCCGATGGCTTCCGGCGGGCGCAATCCCCCGACGGCGACTCCGGCGGACAGCACAGCGCAGCTGTCGTCCTGGTGGTCAAGGCACTCGTGGATGAGTCCATGAGACGCGCCCACCCCGAACGGCGGTTCCCCGGACATACAGACGTCGAAGAACTGGCCGCGGCCGTCGTCGACCTTTTCGATCAACCCGCCTCCACCCTGAACGGCCAGCGGATCCTGCTGGCCAAATAG
- the msrB gene encoding peptide-methionine (R)-S-oxide reductase MsrB, with translation MNTPENTSKTSSVPVEKSDAQWREELTPEEYRVLRQAGTERPYTGEYWDTHTEGVYECRACGSQLFTSKEKFDSHCGWPSFWAPLAEGTVRYLHDRTMGMDRIEVRCANCDSHLGHVFEGEGYDTPTDQRFCINSISLRLVNPADS, from the coding sequence ATGAACACTCCTGAGAACACCAGCAAGACATCTTCTGTGCCCGTGGAGAAGAGCGACGCCCAGTGGCGCGAGGAGTTGACTCCCGAGGAATACCGCGTGTTGCGCCAGGCCGGCACTGAGCGCCCTTACACGGGCGAGTATTGGGACACGCACACCGAAGGCGTGTACGAATGCCGCGCCTGTGGCAGCCAGTTGTTCACCAGCAAGGAAAAGTTTGATTCCCATTGCGGGTGGCCTTCCTTCTGGGCACCGCTGGCCGAGGGTACTGTCCGATACCTCCATGACCGCACCATGGGCATGGACCGCATCGAGGTGCGGTGCGCCAACTGCGACTCCCATCTTGGGCATGTTTTCGAAGGCGAAGGCTATGACACGCCTACGGATCAGCGCTTCTGCATCAACTCAATCTCGCTCCGACTGGTGAACCCCGCCGACAGCTAA
- the zapE gene encoding cell division protein ZapE: MVKIEQLAARTPAVSVEELLKGFYPSPRFGEVSFDSYRPDPSQPSQANAVKLLSAFADGVGNGDGAGLFKKLFAKKAPATRAGIYLDGGFGVGKTHLLASLWHRSPGPKAFGTFVEYTNLVGALSFRKTVEALSSYKLVCIDEFELDDPGDTVLMSRLMRELADAGVKLAATSNTLPGSLGEGRFAAVDFQREIQVLADQFDVVRIDGEDFRHRGLPAAPAPLKTEELKHRMRTEFDGKTVAVDDFRTLVNHLAAVHPSRYRQLISGIEAVVWSDVETITEQAVALRFVVLADRLYDKDVPILASGVPFDKLFTEEMMTGGYMKKYFRAVSRLTALAREAQNHEPA, translated from the coding sequence GTGGTAAAGATCGAACAACTGGCTGCCCGCACACCGGCAGTCTCCGTGGAGGAACTCCTCAAGGGTTTCTACCCCTCTCCCCGATTCGGAGAGGTGTCGTTCGACAGCTACCGGCCCGATCCTTCCCAACCGAGCCAGGCCAACGCCGTGAAACTGCTCTCAGCATTCGCCGATGGCGTGGGCAACGGCGATGGTGCGGGTCTGTTCAAGAAGCTCTTTGCAAAGAAAGCACCGGCAACACGGGCCGGAATCTACCTCGACGGCGGCTTCGGCGTGGGCAAAACCCACCTTTTGGCATCCCTTTGGCACAGGTCCCCGGGCCCCAAGGCCTTCGGAACCTTCGTGGAGTACACCAACCTGGTGGGCGCTTTGTCGTTCCGCAAGACCGTTGAAGCACTCAGCAGCTACAAACTGGTGTGCATCGATGAGTTCGAACTGGATGATCCAGGCGACACCGTGCTGATGTCCCGCCTGATGCGCGAACTCGCCGACGCCGGTGTCAAGCTTGCTGCCACCTCCAACACCCTGCCCGGTTCGTTGGGCGAAGGCCGCTTCGCCGCCGTCGACTTCCAGCGGGAAATCCAGGTGCTGGCTGACCAGTTCGATGTCGTCAGGATCGACGGCGAGGACTTCCGCCACCGTGGCCTGCCCGCGGCGCCCGCGCCGCTGAAGACCGAAGAACTGAAGCACCGGATGCGCACGGAGTTCGACGGAAAGACCGTTGCGGTGGACGATTTCCGCACCCTTGTAAACCACCTTGCAGCGGTGCACCCCAGCCGGTACCGCCAGCTCATCTCCGGCATCGAAGCCGTGGTGTGGAGCGACGTCGAAACCATTACGGAACAGGCCGTTGCGCTGCGGTTCGTGGTGCTGGCCGACCGGCTCTATGACAAAGACGTGCCCATCCTGGCCAGCGGTGTTCCCTTCGACAAGCTGTTCACCGAAGAGATGATGACGGGCGGCTACATGAAGAAGTATTTCCGTGCCGTTTCGCGCTTGACGGCATTGGCCCGCGAGGCGCAAAACCACGAGCCTGCCTGA
- the ybaK gene encoding Cys-tRNA(Pro) deacylase gives MAKKMASQGTPATAALAAAGVPFTLHPYAHDPAASSYGLEAAEVLGIAPDRVFKTLMVEVEGKLAVAVVPVSGNLDLKAAAAALGSKKAVMADPKAAERRTGYVLGGISPLGQRQPSPTVLDESALGFETILVSGGRRGLDIELAPADLLRLTNGTTGPIGTGSG, from the coding sequence ATGGCAAAGAAGATGGCTTCCCAGGGAACGCCGGCCACAGCAGCACTTGCTGCGGCCGGCGTTCCCTTCACGCTGCACCCCTATGCCCACGATCCCGCCGCATCCAGCTACGGCCTGGAAGCGGCGGAGGTCCTTGGTATCGCGCCGGATCGCGTCTTCAAGACGCTCATGGTGGAGGTGGAAGGAAAATTGGCCGTTGCCGTCGTTCCCGTGTCAGGCAACCTGGATCTCAAGGCCGCGGCCGCTGCCTTGGGATCCAAGAAAGCGGTTATGGCAGATCCGAAGGCCGCTGAACGCCGTACGGGCTATGTGCTCGGCGGGATATCCCCCTTGGGTCAACGCCAGCCCTCCCCCACAGTCCTCGACGAATCGGCACTTGGCTTCGAAACCATCCTGGTATCAGGGGGTCGACGCGGCTTGGACATAGAACTCGCTCCGGCGGACCTGCTTCGGCTCACCAACGGAACCACCGGGCCGATCGGCACAGGAAGCGGCTGA
- a CDS encoding sulfurtransferase — MSYPVEQNEKFASYANPERLVSTEWLAAALADGAVADGKLVLVESDEDVLLYETGHIPGAVKIDWHTDLNDEVTRDYVDGAAFAALAASKGISRDSTVVIYGDKSNWWAAYALWVFTLFGHEDVRLLDGGRDKWIAEGRELTTDVSQPAAGNYPEVERNDSPIRAFKEDVLAHLGNPLIDVRSPEEYTGQRTHMPAYPEEGALRGGHIPTAASVPWARAAAEDGTYRSREELEALYLGEAGLAPGDDVVAYCRIGERSSHTWFALKYLLGFDTVRNYDGSWTEWGNAVRVPIVKGAERGSVPSSLVRN; from the coding sequence ATGTCCTACCCCGTTGAACAAAACGAAAAGTTCGCTTCCTACGCGAACCCTGAACGACTCGTCTCCACCGAGTGGCTCGCGGCAGCACTTGCTGACGGCGCAGTAGCCGACGGCAAGTTGGTGCTGGTCGAGTCCGACGAAGACGTCCTCCTCTACGAGACCGGGCACATCCCGGGTGCCGTCAAGATCGACTGGCACACCGACCTGAACGACGAAGTCACCCGCGACTACGTAGATGGCGCAGCCTTCGCGGCCCTCGCCGCTTCCAAGGGCATCTCGCGCGACAGCACCGTGGTGATCTACGGTGACAAGTCCAACTGGTGGGCCGCCTACGCACTGTGGGTCTTCACCTTGTTCGGCCACGAGGACGTACGTCTCCTCGACGGCGGCCGGGACAAGTGGATCGCTGAAGGCCGCGAACTCACCACCGACGTTTCCCAGCCCGCTGCAGGCAACTACCCGGAGGTCGAGCGTAACGACTCCCCTATCCGGGCCTTCAAGGAGGACGTCCTGGCGCACCTGGGCAACCCCTTGATCGATGTCCGCTCCCCGGAGGAATACACGGGCCAGCGCACCCACATGCCGGCGTATCCCGAAGAGGGCGCCCTCCGCGGCGGCCACATTCCGACAGCCGCCTCCGTTCCGTGGGCACGCGCTGCCGCGGAAGACGGAACGTACCGCAGCCGCGAAGAGCTCGAAGCCCTCTACCTGGGTGAAGCAGGCCTGGCCCCGGGCGACGACGTCGTGGCGTACTGCCGCATCGGCGAGCGTTCCAGCCACACCTGGTTCGCGCTGAAGTACCTGCTGGGCTTCGACACCGTACGCAACTACGACGGCTCCTGGACCGAGTGGGGCAACGCCGTCCGCGTTCCCATCGTCAAGGGTGCCGAGCGGGGTTCCGTGCCTTCGTCACTGGTCCGCAACTAA
- a CDS encoding cell wall mannoprotein 1 family protein, translating to MTTIATATPPRVTADNAEWVALKAAATTLQGYQEQDGSIADPAVHADAAGLVATITNAITALAPAFEHDAQYLSLLVEDFNRWVEGGFGVPDFLDSLQAFQPQKQRIDGLQHLVVFPMYTQNGSTNRLVEAVLIEVIWPEFIDGLEAGEYSNKLFVPIRFIDFTPGYDTNSAVLFPETVAVRETPTFTWGAIFADREAARFRRVLKAAAETTSLELPEDAAQLIDDQELTQRTFVMWDLIHDRTHMRGDLPFDPFMIKQRMPFFLYSLEELRCDLTAFRESVLIEKDENADPDARKHAKLVQYAVIFDRIFRFAITGNRVRNYDGLGGQLLFAWMHQHHVLHWTDSKLSIDWDDAAAVVVELGAKIEELYWRSIDRPKAAHWLAAYELISGTVTPHPASVWAKGPDALPLDGAPRGLTDQVLDDEFPLSMFYEALEKKMRPVIESTTGITGATAA from the coding sequence ATGACCACCATCGCAACCGCCACCCCGCCGCGTGTCACCGCCGACAACGCCGAGTGGGTAGCCCTCAAGGCCGCTGCCACCACCCTCCAGGGATACCAGGAGCAGGATGGATCCATCGCCGATCCCGCTGTCCACGCCGACGCAGCAGGGCTTGTAGCCACTATCACCAACGCCATCACCGCCCTCGCACCGGCATTCGAGCACGACGCCCAGTACCTCTCCCTCCTGGTGGAAGACTTCAACCGCTGGGTCGAGGGTGGCTTCGGAGTACCGGACTTCCTCGATTCCCTGCAGGCGTTCCAGCCGCAGAAGCAGCGCATCGACGGCCTCCAGCACTTGGTTGTCTTCCCCATGTACACCCAGAACGGCAGCACAAACCGCTTGGTCGAAGCCGTACTGATCGAGGTCATCTGGCCGGAGTTCATCGACGGACTCGAAGCCGGCGAGTACTCGAACAAACTCTTCGTTCCCATCCGGTTCATCGATTTCACGCCCGGGTATGACACCAACTCCGCCGTACTCTTCCCGGAAACCGTCGCCGTACGCGAGACCCCCACTTTCACATGGGGCGCCATCTTCGCCGACCGTGAAGCTGCCCGCTTCCGCCGGGTCCTGAAGGCCGCCGCCGAAACAACTTCCTTGGAATTGCCCGAGGACGCCGCCCAGCTGATCGACGACCAGGAGCTCACGCAGCGTACCTTCGTCATGTGGGACCTGATCCACGACCGCACCCACATGCGCGGAGACCTTCCCTTCGACCCGTTCATGATCAAGCAGCGGATGCCCTTCTTCCTCTACTCCCTGGAGGAACTGCGCTGCGATCTGACCGCCTTCCGCGAATCCGTCCTCATCGAGAAGGACGAGAATGCCGACCCCGATGCCCGCAAGCACGCAAAGCTTGTCCAGTACGCCGTGATCTTCGATCGCATCTTCCGCTTCGCCATCACGGGCAACCGGGTCCGCAACTACGACGGCCTGGGCGGCCAACTGCTGTTCGCCTGGATGCACCAGCACCACGTACTCCACTGGACCGACAGCAAACTCTCGATCGACTGGGACGATGCCGCCGCCGTCGTGGTTGAACTCGGCGCCAAAATCGAGGAACTATACTGGCGTTCCATTGATCGTCCCAAGGCCGCGCACTGGCTGGCTGCCTACGAGCTGATCTCGGGCACCGTGACTCCGCACCCGGCTTCGGTCTGGGCCAAGGGTCCGGACGCGCTGCCCCTGGACGGCGCTCCCCGCGGGCTCACCGACCAGGTCCTGGACGACGAGTTCCCCCTGTCCATGTTCTACGAAGCCCTGGAGAAGAAGATGCGTCCTGTCATCGAATCCACCACGGGCATCACGGGCGCCACGGCGGCCTGA
- a CDS encoding antitoxin yields MPVGLIDDLKGKAQGLIQGNEEAIKNGIEKAGDFVDEKTGGKFASQVDAVQNAASDFVAKNDGEPDQAPAAGEPTQP; encoded by the coding sequence GTGCCCGTGGGTTTAATTGACGACCTGAAGGGCAAGGCTCAGGGTCTCATTCAAGGCAACGAAGAAGCCATCAAGAATGGCATCGAAAAGGCCGGAGACTTCGTTGACGAAAAGACTGGCGGCAAGTTCGCAAGTCAGGTCGACGCAGTGCAGAACGCCGCTTCCGATTTCGTGGCCAAGAACGATGGCGAGCCTGACCAGGCTCCCGCCGCAGGTGAGCCTACGCAGCCGTAG
- a CDS encoding DUF3000 domain-containing protein, with translation MNALAQVPPDFLFALGTLRKAQCRSELRLDEIPAPARLAPYAVALGAEVFSPTAATRQVPVHGPAAKAFAKSQGNSPSSEEEDELATGRFILLYDPEGSAVWEGEFRIVTYIRAQMDAEMGNDSMLGSVAWTWLVEALEHRSASYRAAGGTATRILSESFGTLAERPDTIDIELRASWTPASSNVQSHLEAWSDMVCTFAGLPPLPPGVTGLPNRRLN, from the coding sequence GTGAACGCCCTCGCACAGGTTCCCCCGGACTTTCTTTTCGCCTTGGGAACGCTTCGAAAAGCACAGTGCCGCAGCGAATTGCGGCTTGATGAAATCCCCGCCCCCGCACGTTTGGCACCCTATGCAGTGGCCCTGGGTGCCGAAGTCTTCAGCCCCACCGCCGCGACCCGTCAGGTACCCGTCCACGGGCCGGCCGCCAAGGCCTTCGCCAAAAGCCAAGGCAACAGCCCGTCCAGTGAAGAAGAGGACGAACTGGCCACCGGGCGGTTCATCCTCCTCTACGATCCCGAAGGATCGGCGGTCTGGGAGGGCGAGTTCAGGATTGTCACCTACATCCGGGCCCAAATGGATGCCGAGATGGGCAACGATTCCATGCTCGGTTCAGTGGCCTGGACGTGGCTCGTTGAAGCCCTGGAACACCGCTCAGCGTCCTACCGGGCTGCCGGTGGAACAGCCACAAGGATCCTCTCCGAAAGCTTCGGCACTTTGGCCGAGCGGCCCGACACCATCGACATCGAGCTCCGCGCTTCCTGGACACCTGCCAGCTCCAATGTCCAGTCCCACCTGGAGGCCTGGTCCGACATGGTGTGCACCTTCGCCGGGCTGCCGCCCCTGCCGCCCGGGGTCACGGGTTTGCCCAACAGGAGGCTCAATTGA
- a CDS encoding SufE family protein, producing the protein MSTNTLPTALAEIVDDFQALTEPERLQLLLEFSRGLPELPERLTDHPELLEQVVECQSPLFLTIESEKNADGDRAYRLFFKAPPEAPTTRGFAGVLHEGLDGLTASEILAVPDDMPELLGLTRAITPLRMRGMTAMLGRIKRKVAAASRLEH; encoded by the coding sequence ATGAGTACGAACACTTTGCCTACCGCCTTGGCGGAAATCGTTGACGACTTCCAGGCGTTGACCGAACCTGAGCGCCTTCAGCTCCTTTTGGAGTTCTCCAGGGGCCTTCCGGAGCTTCCGGAGCGTTTGACTGACCACCCGGAACTGCTGGAGCAGGTGGTCGAGTGCCAGTCACCGCTTTTCCTGACCATCGAGTCCGAGAAGAACGCCGACGGCGACCGCGCCTACCGGCTCTTCTTCAAGGCACCGCCGGAAGCTCCCACGACGCGGGGCTTCGCAGGGGTTCTGCATGAGGGGCTGGACGGCTTGACCGCCAGCGAAATCCTTGCAGTACCGGACGACATGCCGGAATTGCTCGGGCTGACCAGGGCCATCACTCCCTTGCGGATGCGGGGAATGACGGCGATGCTTGGCCGGATCAAGCGAAAGGTTGCGGCCGCGAGCCGTTTGGAACACTGA
- a CDS encoding alpha/beta hydrolase family protein, protein MASMTRPAADAPGKKLSPRTKWAIAGFLAGSTVAGLVGAGSSALAVYFARRVITPAARHEDQEVLAVIKGDNGPQVILAATPDSTIDGVFSLFFSGGKGHARIGRIVSYSPAEQTVLREVEEVYSGDLTEARRAWWSGAVYPNPSALGVAAEDIDIDVDGGKAPAWLIRAEASTPALTWAIMVHGRGATRLEGLRAVRTARDLGLDSLLISYRNDGLAPSALDGRYGLGSTEWRDVEAAIGYALDHGAREVVLFGWSMGGAISLQAADLSKYRHVIRALVLDAPVINWVNVMAHHAEMNRIPYNVGRYGQLMLGHPLGRRLTGLAAPVDFKAMDWESRAVELRTPTLLIHSLDDDYVPFGPSASLAEKNPEMVTFEPFHGARHTKEWNVDPERWERLVRSWLQGQLAPRKNPGQSGEAVAGMPKG, encoded by the coding sequence ATGGCATCGATGACAAGGCCGGCGGCCGACGCTCCCGGGAAAAAGCTGTCCCCCCGCACCAAGTGGGCCATCGCAGGCTTCCTCGCCGGCAGCACGGTTGCAGGCCTTGTTGGCGCCGGATCCTCCGCGCTGGCGGTCTACTTTGCCCGTCGGGTCATCACGCCGGCGGCACGCCACGAGGACCAGGAAGTCCTGGCCGTGATCAAAGGCGACAACGGCCCGCAGGTCATCCTTGCTGCCACCCCCGACTCGACCATCGACGGCGTCTTCAGCCTCTTCTTCTCCGGCGGCAAGGGACACGCCCGGATAGGGCGGATCGTGTCCTACTCGCCCGCGGAACAAACCGTCCTCCGGGAAGTGGAGGAGGTCTACAGCGGCGACCTGACCGAAGCCCGGCGGGCTTGGTGGAGTGGGGCGGTCTATCCGAATCCGTCCGCGCTCGGCGTCGCGGCCGAGGACATTGACATAGATGTCGACGGCGGGAAGGCACCTGCCTGGTTGATCCGCGCCGAGGCGTCCACTCCGGCACTGACCTGGGCGATCATGGTGCACGGAAGGGGAGCCACGCGGCTTGAGGGACTCAGGGCCGTCCGCACCGCCCGCGACCTGGGGCTGGACAGCTTGCTGATCTCCTACCGGAACGATGGACTGGCGCCCTCTGCGCTGGATGGCCGTTATGGTCTGGGATCGACGGAATGGCGGGACGTGGAGGCCGCGATCGGTTACGCGCTGGACCACGGAGCGCGAGAGGTAGTGCTCTTCGGTTGGTCCATGGGCGGCGCCATCAGCCTCCAGGCGGCGGACCTGTCCAAATACCGACATGTCATCCGTGCCCTCGTTCTGGACGCGCCGGTGATCAATTGGGTCAATGTCATGGCACACCACGCGGAAATGAACAGGATCCCCTACAACGTAGGCCGCTACGGACAGCTGATGCTGGGCCATCCCTTGGGGCGCAGGCTGACCGGGCTCGCGGCGCCCGTGGACTTCAAGGCCATGGATTGGGAGAGCCGCGCAGTTGAATTGCGCACGCCCACTCTGCTGATCCATAGCCTGGACGACGACTATGTCCCTTTCGGCCCCTCGGCGAGCCTCGCGGAGAAGAACCCTGAGATGGTGACGTTCGAGCCTTTCCACGGTGCACGCCATACCAAGGAATGGAACGTTGATCCGGAGCGCTGGGAACGATTGGTGCGTTCGTGGCTCCAAGGTCAACTCGCGCCACGGAAGAATCCAGGACAATCCGGCGAGGCCGTTGCGGGGATGCCTAAGGGCTGA
- a CDS encoding benzoate/H(+) symporter BenE family transporter, whose protein sequence is MPSATSPTIRSKATKQTLGPQLSAGVVTALVGFTSSFAVVLAGLQAVGANQAQASSGLLALTLTFGLGILWLSWRSKMPVTLAWSTPGAALLATAGTVDGGWPAAVGAFLIVGVLIVLTGLLPALGRLMAKIPTALAQAMLAGVLLPLCLAPFKSLGSAPLLVAPVILCWIVLMKFAPRWSVPASLLVALAVIGVHIVSSGVQIPGENLVPRLEWTTPAFSFEAAIGLALPLFIVTMASQNIPGVAVLKSFGYTTPWRPSMLVTGAGTIVGAPFGGHAINLAALSAALAAGEEAGKDHDRRWIAAFVSGVAYLLLAAASAALVTIVAAAPAGLLEAVAGLALLGTLASSISSALAVAEERIPACVTFLLAASGIAFAGIGAAFWALAGGIAIRWALKSREPLTRA, encoded by the coding sequence ATGCCTTCCGCCACTTCCCCGACCATTCGAAGCAAAGCGACGAAACAGACGTTGGGCCCCCAGCTCAGTGCCGGCGTAGTCACCGCGTTGGTGGGATTCACGTCATCCTTCGCGGTTGTGTTGGCCGGGCTCCAGGCCGTGGGTGCCAACCAGGCCCAAGCATCCAGCGGCCTGCTGGCACTGACCCTCACTTTTGGCCTCGGCATCCTGTGGTTGTCCTGGCGCAGCAAAATGCCCGTGACGCTCGCATGGTCCACCCCTGGCGCCGCGCTGCTGGCCACCGCTGGAACGGTCGACGGCGGCTGGCCGGCCGCCGTCGGAGCCTTCCTGATCGTGGGGGTGCTCATTGTCCTCACGGGGTTGCTTCCCGCACTGGGAAGGTTGATGGCAAAGATCCCGACCGCCCTGGCCCAGGCCATGCTCGCCGGTGTCCTGCTCCCCTTGTGCCTGGCACCCTTCAAATCACTGGGATCGGCACCACTGCTGGTTGCACCGGTCATCCTGTGCTGGATCGTGCTCATGAAATTCGCCCCGCGCTGGTCCGTTCCGGCCTCGCTGCTGGTGGCACTTGCCGTCATCGGCGTCCACATTGTCTCCTCAGGTGTCCAGATCCCGGGAGAGAACCTTGTGCCGCGCCTCGAGTGGACCACCCCGGCATTCTCCTTTGAAGCTGCGATCGGTTTGGCGCTTCCTTTGTTCATCGTCACCATGGCGTCGCAAAACATCCCCGGCGTGGCGGTCCTGAAGTCCTTTGGCTACACCACCCCATGGCGGCCATCGATGCTGGTCACCGGGGCTGGAACAATCGTCGGTGCGCCGTTTGGCGGGCACGCCATCAACCTGGCTGCGTTGAGCGCCGCCCTCGCTGCGGGTGAGGAAGCCGGCAAGGACCATGACCGGCGCTGGATCGCTGCTTTCGTATCTGGCGTGGCCTATCTGCTGCTGGCAGCAGCTTCAGCGGCCCTGGTGACCATAGTGGCGGCAGCACCGGCAGGACTTCTGGAAGCCGTCGCCGGTCTCGCCCTGCTGGGGACCTTGGCGTCCTCGATCTCCTCCGCGCTTGCCGTGGCCGAAGAACGGATTCCGGCCTGCGTCACGTTCCTGCTCGCCGCCTCCGGAATCGCTTTTGCAGGCATCGGCGCCGCATTCTGGGCGCTGGCCGGAGGGATTGCCATCCGTTGGGCGCTGAAGAGCCGCGAGCCCCTCACCCGGGCCTGA
- a CDS encoding threonine aldolase family protein, translating to MTSTTEATTSRIQASGAGQLHDPAIRGFASDNYSGVHPEILAALAAANGGHQVSYGEDVYTARLQAILEQQFGEGIESFPVFNGTGANVLALQSLLPRWGAVICASTAHINMDENGAPERVGGIKLLQVPTEDGKLTPELIDREAWGWGDEHRAQPLVVSITQTTELGTCYTPEEVRAIADHAHSRGMKLHMDGARLANAAAHLDVPLRAFTRDAGVDILSFGGTKNGLLFGEVVVALNPEAADGLKFLRKMNMQLASKMRFISAQFIALLEDGLWLRSAAHANAMAARLRSAVEAIDGVEPTQATQSNGVFAILPEGAADRLRKSFAFYDWDAARREVRWMCSFDTTEEDIDAFVAAIKQELA from the coding sequence GTGACGAGCACAACAGAGGCAACGACCAGCCGGATCCAGGCATCCGGGGCCGGCCAGCTGCACGACCCCGCGATCCGGGGTTTCGCTTCGGACAACTATTCGGGCGTACACCCGGAGATCCTTGCGGCTCTGGCCGCTGCCAATGGCGGCCACCAGGTTTCCTACGGCGAGGACGTGTACACAGCCAGGTTGCAGGCCATCCTGGAGCAGCAGTTCGGCGAAGGCATCGAATCCTTCCCGGTATTCAACGGCACCGGTGCCAACGTCCTGGCGCTCCAGTCGCTCCTGCCCCGTTGGGGTGCAGTGATCTGCGCGTCCACCGCACACATCAACATGGACGAAAACGGCGCCCCGGAACGCGTCGGCGGGATCAAACTCCTCCAAGTCCCCACCGAAGACGGAAAACTGACCCCCGAGCTCATTGACCGCGAGGCTTGGGGCTGGGGAGACGAACACCGCGCGCAGCCCTTGGTTGTCTCCATCACGCAGACAACCGAGCTGGGCACCTGCTACACGCCCGAAGAAGTACGTGCCATTGCCGACCACGCCCACTCCAGGGGCATGAAACTCCACATGGACGGCGCGCGGCTGGCCAATGCCGCTGCCCACCTCGACGTACCGCTGCGGGCATTCACGCGTGACGCCGGCGTCGATATCCTCTCGTTCGGCGGGACCAAGAACGGCCTGCTTTTCGGCGAAGTGGTGGTAGCCCTCAACCCCGAAGCAGCAGACGGCTTGAAGTTCCTCCGCAAAATGAACATGCAACTGGCATCCAAGATGCGCTTCATTTCCGCACAGTTCATTGCCTTGCTCGAAGATGGGCTGTGGCTTCGTTCAGCCGCCCACGCCAACGCCATGGCCGCCCGGCTGCGGAGCGCCGTCGAGGCGATCGACGGCGTCGAGCCCACCCAGGCGACCCAGTCAAACGGCGTCTTCGCCATCTTGCCCGAAGGCGCTGCCGACCGCCTCAGGAAGTCCTTCGCCTTCTACGATTGGGATGCCGCACGGCGCGAAGTCCGCTGGATGTGCTCCTTCGACACCACCGAAGAGGACATCGACGCCTTCGTCGCGGCCATCAAGCAGGAGCTCGCGTAA